The Miscanthus floridulus cultivar M001 chromosome 6, ASM1932011v1, whole genome shotgun sequence genomic interval TGAGGGTTTTCTGTTTTTTCTCTACGTAATGGACAAAAATATCAAAGGCTTCAATACATATCAAAAGCTTCTGTGAGTTCCGCAAGGGAGAAGCACCTAGTGCACGAGAAATATATGAGTAAAAGTGCAAGTGATCAATGAGAAAGGAGATAAGATTTTTGCTGGTGACTGATAACTAACAAAAGAAAAGGTCGGTGCTTAGTAACCTGTAATTCAGTCACTGACCACACGTGCATACAGAAAAAGAACTTAAGTGGGGAATACTATAACACACCAGTAGGACCAGGGAAACATTTAGTGTTAGAAGATAGAAGTAAAGCCTCTAATTTAGACATGTTGCCATCCCAAGTAGGTCTATACTTCAAGACAACGTGCCATTACACGTGCATAAAAACAAAGGCGTAAGGCTATAAACAAATGTCatcatttcaaaaaaaaacaaaCGTTGCTATAAAATTATCCAGATGAGAAATCAGGAATTTAACAAAGTCTCACCAGAAACGCAGAGATGATAGTTGTCACTGACGCACCAATAAAACCTTCCCAAGTTTTCTTTGGGGACAACTTGATTAATGGTGTTCTCCCAAGAAAGAACCCAAATAAATAAGCAAAAATATCGTTGATCACAATAAGTGAAGCAGGCAAAAGAAACCTGAGTAAACATAAGATTGTAAATGCACAGAGTTCAATAATTGTAGCATAATACTTGAGTAAGTTAAACAATCAGGACAAATATCTTCCACAATATATATTTAGAGATATGCATCACTGACATAGTCCCTTAGGATAATCCAAACTCAACTCAACTTGAAAAAATAAAAGAGAAGAATACTTCCCATGAAAAAGTGCAAAAAGGAAACATCAAGGCACACAAGTCAGACAGGGGCAGGCCACACTATACCATAAGATACTCTGCAACATCTAAAGTGTTACTAAGTCGTCCCACTAATCGCCGTTAGTCGCAATTAGTCAGGCTTATTGGTCCATGGACCACAAAAATCCACAATTAGGCACTCCAAGGCAACTAGTGCAATTAGAAATCTGATCGTCGAATTAATCAGAGATTAATCATCATCAGTCATCTTATTAGCTTAGGGACAACTAGCCAGGAGAGAATTGTGAGCTCGCCAGCTGGTCTTGGGGTTGGGCACTGGGATATTTTATTTTGGCCCACAAGTAAACGACCATGCTTGATGCTTGCTTTGTTTACCAATTTATGATAGTATATCCCTGTGCAGTTTGCAGTTGTGCACTGGTGCTATAGTCTAGTAGCAGTACTAACACTTATAAGGTTGGCAAATAGGCTGCTCAACTAGCCGACTAGCCATCGATTAACCGGACCTGATCGATTAATCGGGATTAGCCAGCTGATTGGTGTACCTATATGGCTAAGAAATTAGAAAATGCTGGTAAATGCAGACTGTAAATGCTGTAAAGAGGCACATAGCGTCGGACAATGGAAGTGCAAAACTTTCCTCTTAAGTTGAGAGGCTCAAGGTTACTATACTTTTTACAGCTGTACAAAAAATAAGGCAGAATTAAGTCCAAAAATTCTAATGAATCTGCAAGTTTAGAGCAGATGAAAGACAAAAATGCACAATTCCTTTTCCGGAAGACAAGGAAATTTTCAGATGATGGTGGAAATGCCAAATAAATACATGTCTAACCTAAACTGAACAAAAACAGCCAAACATCCATATATCCCAAAAAGTTGAAACTCTAAACAGGTTATTCATAAAGAAACGAATCACTTACCAGAATATCCCTTCAAATATGTTTGCCACAGTGAAAGCAGACTGTCCAAAAACAGTTAAAAGTATCATGAGCATCCAGGCATACTGTTTGAACTGATACTTGTATGTCTTTTTCTTGAGAGTCAAAATAAACCATACAAACCCTGGATCAAAGGAGCCATAAATACTAACTTTTTGCTAGATACGAACCAGAAATTCATGATAAGCAGGTTATCTGTTATTAAAGCATGACTGTCAACACATGCAATCAAGTGAAATTCATGATAACCAGAAACACATGATACTTCCAAGATAACTAGTATGCATGCAAAGTATGTAACAGTAATCACTTAGGCAGGCATGTATGGTCACTTAGTCACTTAGGCAAGCATGTATGAGAGGGAAAAAACAGGCAGACATCTGCAGACTCAAATGCCCAGTATCCATCCAGAATAAGTAAAATGAGGTGATATGTCCAACAAATAAAATCTAACGAACATAAATTTTTCATCCGCTAATGTTCATATGAAGAATAACACAAAAGCCCAACCATGAATTCTCCCATTAAAATAAAGTGGACAACTACTGACCGAAAAATAACTAGCACAATTTGCGGAAAACATTGAATCAATTATGGGATTCCTTGAACTAAAATCTAGCATAGTAGACTATAATATGTTAAACATTATTGATAGGAAAAGATAGGATATAGTCTGTTCTGTCCCCATCCACTCCAAAATGTAGGTTGTTTTGGttatgtcctaagtcaaacttctctaacttcaacaaagtttttagaaaaatatattaacatcagCAAAACCAAATACTTGAAATATCAAGAATATTTCATGATGAATTTAACGAAACTAATTTCACTTTGTAGATGTTggtgtatttttctataaacttggtcaaagttagagagaATTGACTTACGACAAAATGGAAACAGCCTACATTTTGGAAGGGGGGAGCATAAGACCTTTTAACACAAGATCAAACTAGAAAAAAACAGAATCACTTTGAATATTCCAAATTGAATATGAAGTTTTTGTAACATATTTACTAGAGGAAATTATTGCATGTTCCATGGGATACTGAGCCTACCTGCAATATAAAGAAAATAGCAGATAAACATCTGATACTTTATTAGGCCACTGACGACCTTATAAAGCAAGTGATCTGAAGTTACTGTATTCATAAGCTGCCGACTAAGAAAACGCCCATAAGTGTACAGCATTGCCGTGAAAAAGAAGTGCCTACAATAGGAAATAACAATTGTGCATAAACAACAAGGAAAAGATACTGTTGAAAAGCATGGCAGCTGTGAGACTGACAAATTTCTGTTAAACTTAGGGGCTGTTTGGTTGGCAGCCCTCCCACGCCACGCCACAtgcgtggcagccatgcaacTTTTGTCAGTCGTTTGGTTGACGATTTCCAAGCCACAAGCTGTGGCTGCGCCACACATGGGGTGGCAAATGATGGCTGCCATCCAAACAGCCTCAGTAGAATCAAAATGACCCATAGCTTACCAATTCAGCAGCCTGAACCCTGGCAGTTGTTTCTCTTCACTGGATTTTCTGAGTAGGTTGAAAAGCTCTCTTGCCATGTATATTTGAATCACAACCACCATAGCCCAGATATATAGATGACCCatataaataataaaggcaaAGCCTCCAATCATCCATACTGTAGAATATGTACGGATAAGCATTGATTTATACTTGTTCTGATCATTGACAAGCAACGGCTGTCCATTAGCTCTATTCCCATCTGTGGTAGCCTGAAGAAAATGATCATGATTAATTACGAAAAAGAGCACCTGAAACAGGCTGCTGCTATAGCTTGTACCATGCTTCAGTGTATTAGCTGAAATCTAGAGAAAGAACAGAGCGCAATAAAGAGCAAAAGGAAGAAAAAACTACTAACCTCAGTTGGATGTTTGCGACGTCTTACACGCCCTACATGAGAAGCAGAAACATCGCTAGAGCTAGTGTCCCTTTGCATCACTGGTACTCCAAATCCAAAGTtactaaaaagaaaaagaaaaaaaaaaggcaaacAGTCAATCAGACCAGATTTGATTATAAGATGAATACGAATAGTGTAGAAATCAACACACATACAGATAAATCAATGGGCATTAGAATCAATTAAACTTCCTTGGAATAGAAAGCTTGATCGATGATCTGCTAAAATCCAACGGTACACTGATTGAACACCGGGCAAGCAAAATTCATTGTAACAATAAATCCGAAGAGGTCTCAAACACAGAGCGTGTGGACAGCCGGCTCTGCTGAAATTGAACCCCAGGCAGTTTCGGGAAAAAGAACACAAACAAGTACCCAAAAAGAAAACTGCTCCAGATGAATTGGAGCACCAATCCCAGGAAGGAATGTTTGGATTTCAGGGACAGCAAAGGAACTAACAAAACAAGCAATCATCCACCCAACTCCAATCAATCTAGGGTTCCTCACCCCACCAGCAAGGTGGGGTGTTTTAAACGGAGGAGACGTGCAAAGGCGGGCTAAGCGCGGCCCCGCCGGGCCAGGGTACGGCCGGGAAGAGGAATGGAGGAAGGGGATTGGTGAGGACTGAGGGGGGACTTTGCCGAGGCGGGGAGTAAATTTTCCTCAGTACAGTCTCCCGCCGCAACCCAGAAAAATACGTATTGCTTCCTTCCTGTGGCACGGGAAGTGCTTTGTCAAGTCTACGAGCCTTGCTTGCCTTGTTCCCGCACCGGCGCAACAGCCAAGCACATCGCTCTCGCGATTATTAATGGCTGCGCGCAACCGCTCATCTAGAGCCGTCCCAAATCGTCTCAATTAACAACCGAGGCACCCTCCAGCTAACATAATTCGACGGGTGGACAGCTGACAGTTGCGTCCGTGATGACATATTCCCCCGAAAGCAACGAGTCGCCGCCGGCGCAACAACACCGCCATGAACTAACTACCTTGGCGCCAACAATCCAGAGCAAGCACGCCATAAGCTGAAGTGCTAAACCGACGCAGGAATCCTGCCGGCGCAACAGTGAAAAGTAGCGTCACTGGGGGACGGAGATACCTCGAGGTCGCGGAGCAGGAGAGGGTTGGCTCCGGAGGGGGGACCAGGGGAGTACGCAGCAGCACCGCCGCCTCGCCGGCGACGGGGGCGGCGCGCGTGGAGCGCGATTCTCTGGAGAGAGCGCTGCGTGCAGGCGTGCTTCGGGAAGGGCGGAGAGGGGAAGAGAAGCCTGCGAGAGAGTTGTGGCGCTCGGTCTCCCCAGTGCTGCTTGTCTGTCGCCGCGGGAATTAGAATTCCTTTCTTTAACCGCTCTTTGGCACAGGTAGTGCTGGACAAAGATCAGGCTcgtttttacttttttttttcatAAATTGAGTTGGAAGTCTACCTTACTATTTTAATAAACTAGCTCGCCTATCTCGTGAGCTGCTCACTAAGGCCTATCAGTCCACGACCATGAAtctagaagatgatgatgctgatatAGAAGTATACACATATTCTACTggtatgtaatccttatttttcagctgtttcatatgaattttaattttataattatcatgatacttaaatgttgattttatagattGTTTTCcagggagaagatgatgatgctgatatTAAATCTGTGGACTTTTTTAAGTTTACGGTGATAAGCAATTAGTTAGTATGCTAGAACTGCATGATCATGGATGGACCAGTtatgttgcatggttgatacttttgatgaacctaatatatattaatcatgtatggttgcataatggTGGACGTCACCTTCCGAAATTAATATAgcataaacattataaacatgtgtaTCCTATTTTTTTTAGCaactcgcgagctaaacgagccaactcgagctcgGCAATGAGCCAATCCGAGTTGCCCCTCTAGCTCATAATATTAACGAGTCGAGCCAAACTGATTCGTTAGCCTAAAGTGCCAGCTCGAGCtgaccgagccgagccgagctgggtCGATATCCAGCGCTAGGCACATGCTTCTCCACCGCGGCTTGTGAAGCCAAAATGCTTGCGAGCTATCCCGGTCATGAATTTCTATTATTCGTTAATTAAGATGCCAGTTACACAAAAAGTTGATATGGCACTCAAGTAAAAAGAGAGAAActgttttttaaaataaaaattatGCTTACTTAATAATCAAGACATGAAGAGATGTGATAAGGAGATAATAAAGAGAAGACATGTGATTACGCAAAAAATAGTAGAAACTATCCATTAAGAATATATTCCCGCCGTCTCAAATTATAAGCCATTCTAACTTTCATGGAGAGGCAAAACATTTGAAGTTCcacaaaaaaattatataaaatatttaTGATAGCAAATAGTAGGTACCATTGGATTCTCCATTAATTAttttttcatagtatacctatctGATGTCATAAATCGTTGTAATTCTCTTAATAATTTTGATCAAAATTTAGATGTTTCGACTCTCCAATAAATTtggaatgatttataatttgggacggGAGGAGTAGTTTCTATATATATAGTGTctatatagtttttttttaacAAATAGTGCCCATATAAATTAATAGGCACAAAAACTACTTGTAGTTCCTAGCATTGAGACTACCCTAAAAGTGAGTTTCTTAGATCAGATAATGGGCCATTTGACCTAGTTGATTTGACCTAAAAAAATCTACCCGATTCGATCCACCAATGCGTTAGATCAAATTTCAGTCATAATTTTTGACCTGTAACCCCAttcaaattagaaaaaaaaaaactaagaaaTAACCTAACCCGATCAAGCCACCAGTGCGTCGGGTCATGCTCGGGCAAAGGATTTGATCTGACATTTTTTTCTAGAAACCTGCGAGAACTATTTTCTCCTTTCAATCGCCGTGAGGACTAAATCGACCATGTATCCGTCTCCTAGCGAGGGAACGCACATCGGGGATTGGGGCCCAAATGCTATGCTATTTCTAAGCCGAGAGGATAAGGGTGTGCTTGGTAAAGAGACATAG includes:
- the LOC136456582 gene encoding phosphatidate cytidylyltransferase 1-like → MQRDTSSSDVSASHVGRVRRRKHPTEATTDGNRANGQPLLVNDQNKYKSMLIRTYSTVWMIGGFAFIIYMGHLYIWAMVVVIQIYMARELFNLLRKSSEEKQLPGFRLLNWHFFFTAMLYTYGRFLSRQLMNTVTSDHLLYKVVSGLIKYQMFICYFLYIAGFVWFILTLKKKTYKYQFKQYAWMLMILLTVFGQSAFTVANIFEGIFWFLLPASLIVINDIFAYLFGFFLGRTPLIKLSPKKTWEGFIGASVTTIISAFLLANVMGRSQWLTCPRKDLSTGWLYCDPGPMFKPEHYSLGEWVPHWFPWKELAIMPVQWHALALGLFASIIAPFGGFFASGFKRAFKIKDFGDSIPGHGGITDRMDCQMVMAVFAYIYHQSFIAPQNFSVVIILDQIIRNLTYEEQKYLYEQLGEMIHGRQLAQS